Within the Rickettsiales bacterium genome, the region TTCGTTTTTCGTTCATCCTATATCGTATATCTTTTTTTGTTCATCGTATATCGTTAATCGCTATCAACCATCAACGATTGACGATTAACGATAATCTGCCGCATCATTAACATAATTTTGAGCTGAAATCAGTATAAAATCTTTTTCCTGTTGTTTCATTTCACGCAGAAATTTTGCAGGGTTTCCAGCCCAAATTTTCCCTGCTGGAATTTCCTTTTTATAAGTTACCACCGCACCACCTGCAACCATTCCGCCACTTCTAACAATTGCTCCATCCATAATAGTTGCACTCATTCCAACAAAACTCTCGCTTTCAATAGTGCAAGCGTGAAGCATAGTTTTATGCCCGATTGTAACATTATCACCAATTATTGTCATGCCACCGCCCTGCCCTGCTGTATTTGCAGCAACCGAAGGCCTTGAAACATGAATCACAGAGCCATCTTGGATATTTGTTCGCTTGCCGATGCGAATATAATTCACATCTCCCCTTATCACGCAATTTGGCCATATGCTAGAATCCTCACCAATTTCTACATCGCCAATAATCACCGCACCCGCACCAATAAAAACTGATGGGTGAATTTTTGGATAAATATTTTTATGAGGTAAAATAAAATTCATATATTTTTATAAACAAAAATTTTTCTAAAGGTAAATACATCTTTTATTTTTATTGTATCAATAAGATTAAGGCTTTCCAGCTCAAAATTATTGCTTAAAATAAGGCAATTCTTGGGAAGTTCAGAATGCAATTTATCTGATAATTTTTTTACCGCACCGCAATAAAAACAAAAAACCGCATCAGCTTTTGAGATATTTTGATTATATAAATCATCTTTTATAATGGTTATGTTTTTATTTTTTCTGAACCGAAATTTTGAGAAAAAATAAGGAAAATAAAGTATATCAACCCCTATAATTTTTGCTTTTGGAAAGGCTTTAGCAAAGCCACTTATAAAATTACCATATCCACAACCTAAATCATAAAATACAAATTCTTTATCCTTATCAAAATATTTTTGAAATTCTTGAATTGAGAGGGAGATTGTTTTTTTATCAGTTGGCGTGCTTGGTGGCCAAACACCAAATAAAATTGTGCAGAGATAATAAGTGTTCAAAAAACCAACCCACAACACTGCTAGTAAAGCTAGAGAAGCAATAATAACCAAACCTATAGCAATATAATCCATAATATTAATATTAATTAAAATTAGGATAATTGCAGATTAGAAATTAGCAAATTTATTTTGCAAGTAGCTCTTCAATTTTAGAGGAAATTTTTTCTGAATCTGGCGTTGTGGTTGAAGCATACCACTCAGCAATTTTGCCATCTTTGCCAATTAGATATTTATGAAAATTCCATTTTGGAGTTCCTAAAGCTGAAACCTCATCAGCCGCAAAATTATAAAATGGGTGGGCTTCCTTACCTTTTACATTGTAAATTTTCGTTAAAGGGAATGTAATCTTGAAATTTTTTTGAGTGTATTCTGCAACTTCTTTTTCAGAATCTAATTCCTGACCGCCAAAATTATCAGAAGGCACGCCTATTAAAACGAAATCTTTATCTTTATATTTCTGCCATAATTTTTCTAACTCAGCAAATTGAGGGGTTAAACCGCACAAACAAGCGGTATTTACAATCATCACAACTTTATTTTTATAGTCAGATAATTTTATTTTTTTATTTTCTATTGATTCAAACTCAAAACCATAAATATCTTGAGGCTTAGAAGAACCCTCAGCTTTAGCACTTGAAAAGAAAAACATAGAAATAATAATTAGGGTTTTGATAAACTTCATAAATATCCATTTTTTTTAATCAAAATAAAATAATTCGTTAATTATGATAGTTAAATAAATTTTATTTACATTTTGAACAAATTATTTAAGATTTGATTATAAACAAACCGCCAGCAGGCTAAAGGTGCAAGTATGCTTTATCTCACTAGAAAAATCGGTCAATCAATTATAATCAACGATAATATTGAAGTGCAAATTGTAGAAGTAAAAGGAAAAACCGTTAAGATTGGCCTTGAGTTTCCTAAAACTGCATCAGTTTTGAGGAAAGAAATTTACGATAAAATTGTTGAACAAAATCTTGAAGCGAGCAAATCTTTTATGGGTGAGTAAAACTTTATGTTTGAAGCCACTTTAGATAAAATTTCTAAAATTTCTGATTATAAAATTTACGGCAAGGTTACGGCAATTAAAGGCTTGATGATTGAAGCAGAGGGGCTTGGTGCTTACACTTCACAAGGTTCAAAATGCTCAATTATAAACAATCTTGGAAATAAAATTTTATGTGAAGTTATCGCCCTTCAGGAAAATAAAATTTTTCTAATGCCTTTTTCTGAAATCGTTGAGGTTTCTATCGGTTGCAGGGTTGAGGTGGAAAATTCAATGTCTTACATTTACCCAACAGAAGAATGGCGTGGAAGAATTCTAAATGCACTTGGTGAGGCAGTTGATGAGAAAGGAATTTTAGCACAGGGGCAGAAGCCTTACGCTATTAAAAATCAGCCAATTCCAGCTCATAAAAGAAAATCAGTGGGCGGAAAAATTGATCTGGGCGTCAAAGCGGTGAATCTTTTCACAAGCTGCTGTTTGGGGCAAAGACTCGGAATTTTTGCAGGCTCAGGCGTTGGAAAATCAATGCTAATTTCCATGCTTACTAAATATTCTGATGCTGATATAAAAGTAATCGGTTTAGTGGGAGAAAGGGGCAGGGAACTTAAAGAATTTCTTGATAATTATCTTGGTGAAGAAGGCTTAAAAAATGCCGTTATAATAGTTGCAACTTCAGATGAATCCGCGTTAATGAGAAGGCAAGCGGCTTATCTAACGCTTTCTGTAGCAGAATATTTCAGGGATATTGGCAAGAATGTTCTATGCCTGCTTGATTCGGTAACTCGTTTCGCAATGGCACAAAGGGAGATTGGGCTTTCAGTCGGTGAGCCACCTGCAACAAGGGGTTATACGCCTTCTGTATTTGCTGAGATGCCTAAACTTCTGGAGCGAGCTGGCCCAGGGGCAGAGAATTCTGGCAATATCACAGGGCTTTTCACGGTTTTAGTTGAAGGTGATGATCATAATGAACCAATTTCTGACACGGTTCGCGGTATCCTAGATGGCCATATAATCATGGATAGAAAAATCGCTGAAAGGGGAAGATACCCCGCGATTGATGTTCTAAAATCTGTTTCAAGAACAATGCCTGCTTGTAATAGTGATGAGGAAAATAAAATCATCAGCACCGCCAAAAATTTACTTTCAACTTATAATGATATGGCAGAGCTTATAAGGCTTGGTGCATATAGAAAAGGCAGTGATGTAGCCGTTGATAATGCAATTAAATATTTCCCCAAAATTGAGGCTTTTCTTAACCAAAACCCCAAAGAAAATATGAACCTTGCAACTTGCTACCAAGAACTAAAAAAAATTTTGGAGAGTTAGAAAACCACCTAAGCCACTTCTAAATCAGGGATTTCCATATGTTTAACGCCAGCGGTTATTTTTGCAAGCAGTGAAAAATGCTCAGGCAGAATACGATTTAAGAAGAACCTTGCTGTTGCAAGTTTTGCTTCATAAAATGCTTTTTCAGAAGTTCCTGTCGCTAATTTTTCTAACGCAATTTTCGCCGATTTTGTCCAGATAAAACCTATCGCAACCAGTGAAAATAACCTCAAATAATCAACTGACGCACCAGCTGCTTCATCTTTATTAGCTAAGGATTTCTGAGCAATCCATAAGCTTGCTTGCCTCAAAGATTTCAACCCTTGATAAAATGGCTTGGTAAATTCTGCCATTTGTTCATTATCTTTATTGCTATCCACAAATTCCTGCGCTGGGTGGAAAAATCTTCTTAACAATCTGCCAGTTCCCATTGGCATTTTACGGCCGACTAAATCTAACGCCTGCACGCCATTAGTGCCTTCATAAATTTCGGTGATACGGCAATCACGCAAAAACTGCTCCATTCCATATTCTTTTATGTAACCATATCCGCCTAAAACTTGCATTCCAGTATGTGCCACCTGCGTGCCTTCACCTGTTAAATAGGCCTTAGTTATTGGCGTCATTAATGCGACAAAATCATCAGCCTCTTTGCGAGCTTCCTCATTTGGGGATTTATGCATTATATCAACATTTAACGCCATCCAGAGAGCAAGAATTCTGCCACCTTCCGCAAATGCCCTTTGTGAAAGTAACATTCTGCGAACATCAGGGTGAACGGTGATTGGATCAGCCTTTTTATCAGGATATTTCGCACCAGCTAACGCCCTGCCCTGCAATCTTTCCTTCGCATAAGCAAGTGCATTTTGATAAGATATTTCACCAATACCAAGCCCTTGAATGCCAACTAGCAAGCGGGCTTCATTCATCATTGCAAACATTGCACGAAGCCCTTTATGAGGTTCACCAACAAGCCAAGCCTTCGCACCATCATAATTCATTACGCAAGTAG harbors:
- a CDS encoding DapH/DapD/GlmU-related protein: MNFILPHKNIYPKIHPSVFIGAGAVIIGDVEIGEDSSIWPNCVIRGDVNYIRIGKRTNIQDGSVIHVSRPSVAANTAGQGGGMTIIGDNVTIGHKTMLHACTIESESFVGMSATIMDGAIVRSGGMVAGGAVVTYKKEIPAGKIWAGNPAKFLREMKQQEKDFILISAQNYVNDAADYR
- a CDS encoding class I SAM-dependent methyltransferase, which encodes MDYIAIGLVIIASLALLAVLWVGFLNTYYLCTILFGVWPPSTPTDKKTISLSIQEFQKYFDKDKEFVFYDLGCGYGNFISGFAKAFPKAKIIGVDILYFPYFFSKFRFRKNKNITIIKDDLYNQNISKADAVFCFYCGAVKKLSDKLHSELPKNCLILSNNFELESLNLIDTIKIKDVFTFRKIFVYKNI
- a CDS encoding glutathione peroxidase — protein: MKFIKTLIIISMFFFSSAKAEGSSKPQDIYGFEFESIENKKIKLSDYKNKVVMIVNTACLCGLTPQFAELEKLWQKYKDKDFVLIGVPSDNFGGQELDSEKEVAEYTQKNFKITFPLTKIYNVKGKEAHPFYNFAADEVSALGTPKWNFHKYLIGKDGKIAEWYASTTTPDSEKISSKIEELLAK
- the csrA gene encoding carbon storage regulator CsrA yields the protein MLYLTRKIGQSIIINDNIEVQIVEVKGKTVKIGLEFPKTASVLRKEIYDKIVEQNLEASKSFMGE
- the fliI gene encoding flagellar protein export ATPase FliI, whose translation is MFEATLDKISKISDYKIYGKVTAIKGLMIEAEGLGAYTSQGSKCSIINNLGNKILCEVIALQENKIFLMPFSEIVEVSIGCRVEVENSMSYIYPTEEWRGRILNALGEAVDEKGILAQGQKPYAIKNQPIPAHKRKSVGGKIDLGVKAVNLFTSCCLGQRLGIFAGSGVGKSMLISMLTKYSDADIKVIGLVGERGRELKEFLDNYLGEEGLKNAVIIVATSDESALMRRQAAYLTLSVAEYFRDIGKNVLCLLDSVTRFAMAQREIGLSVGEPPATRGYTPSVFAEMPKLLERAGPGAENSGNITGLFTVLVEGDDHNEPISDTVRGILDGHIIMDRKIAERGRYPAIDVLKSVSRTMPACNSDEENKIISTAKNLLSTYNDMAELIRLGAYRKGSDVAVDNAIKYFPKIEAFLNQNPKENMNLATCYQELKKILES
- a CDS encoding acyl-CoA dehydrogenase C-terminal domain-containing protein; translation: MPTYRAPVRDFQFALKEWLNIEQYQNSGMEGFEDLSYIDAILEEGAKYCEEVLHPINQSGDAEGLKLVKGEDGYNKVILPQGFKEAYQQYVENGWGSFACDKAYGGQGLPNVINTPFIEMVCSSNLSFGLIPGLTHGAYSALHLYGSEEQKQKYLPKLSTGEWTGIMCLTEPQAGTDLGLITTRAEANSDGSYAIYGNKIFISCGEHDAAENIVHLILARLPNAPEGVKGISLFVSSKFDVLADGGMGERNKVNCASFEHKMGLHASPTCVMNYDGAKAWLVGEPHKGLRAMFAMMNEARLLVGIQGLGIGEISYQNALAYAKERLQGRALAGAKYPDKKADPITVHPDVRRMLLSQRAFAEGGRILALWMALNVDIMHKSPNEEARKEADDFVALMTPITKAYLTGEGTQVAHTGMQVLGGYGYIKEYGMEQFLRDCRITEIYEGTNGVQALDLVGRKMPMGTGRLLRRFFHPAQEFVDSNKDNEQMAEFTKPFYQGLKSLRQASLWIAQKSLANKDEAAGASVDYLRLFSLVAIGFIWTKSAKIALEKLATGTSEKAFYEAKLATARFFLNRILPEHFSLLAKITAGVKHMEIPDLEVA